A part of Populus alba chromosome 8, ASM523922v2, whole genome shotgun sequence genomic DNA contains:
- the LOC118058532 gene encoding paired amphipathic helix protein Sin3-like 4 isoform X3, giving the protein METMNSSSGQPQMIGGGAGGGGGGGGGGGGGGGQKLTTNDALAYLKAVKDIFQDKREKYDDFLEVMKDFKAQRIDTAGVIARVKELFKGHRDLILGFNTFLPKGYEITLPLEEEQPPQKKPVEFEEAINFVNKIKTRFQGDDHVYKSFLDILNMYRKENKSISEVYQEVAALFRDHHDLLLEFTHFLPDSSAAASAHFPSARNSAPRDRSSAMPTMRQMHVDKKERAMASHAERDISVDRPDPDHDRAMIRADKDQRRRVEKEKERREDRDRRECERDDRDYDHDGNRDFNQRFPHKRKPARRIEDSAAEQGGDGDESFGGMNPVSSAYDDKNAVKSALSQELAFCDKVKETLHNPENYQEFLRCLHLYTREIITRSELQSLVGDLLGKYPDLMDGFNEFLALCEKKEGLLAGVVSKKSLWNEGNLPRVLKVEDRDRDRDRERDDGLKDRDREIRERDRLEKSVAFGNKDTGGHKMSLFPSKDKLPAKPINELDLSNCERCTPSYRLLPKSYMIPPASQRTELGAEVLNDHWVSVTSGSEDYSFKHMRKNQYEESLFRCEDDRFELDMLLESVNVTTKRVEELLEKINNNTIKMDSPIRIDEHLTALNMRCVERLYGDHGLDVMDVLRKNTSLALPVILTRLKQKQEEWARCRADFNKVWAEIYAKNYHKSLDHRSFYFKQQDTKSLSTKALLAEIKEISENKRKEDDVLLAFAAGNRRPIIPNLEFEYLDPDTHEDLYQLIKYSCAEVCTTEQLDKVMKIWTTFLEPMLGVPSRPQGAEDTEDVVKAKNQSSKSGESEGSPSGGGAVTNSKHSNPSRNGDESIQPEQSSSSRAWMLNGENRVKENGSPDADHMARKSDTSTSTLQHDKVLINAAAADELAGVTKQAPSNDRLLNSNAPLVTGAELSNGRTLVESGLSATPSRPSTGTVEGGLGIGSSNEILPSTEGGEFSRPPVSTNGVATEVIKSNRYNDESAAQFKIEREEGELSPNGDFEEDNFAVYGEAGLEAAHKVKDSAVSRQYQARQGEECGEAGGENDADADDEGGESAQRSSEDSENASENGDVSGSESGDGEDCSREEHEEDADHDEHDNKAESEGEAEGMADAHDVEGEGTILPFSERFLLNVKPLAKHVPPSLHDKEKGSRVFYGNDSFYVLFRLHQTLYERIQSAKVNSSSAERKWRASNDTSPTDLYARFMSALYNLLDGSSDNTKFEDDCRAIIGTQSYVLFTLDKLIYKLVKQLQTVATDEMDNKLLQLYAYEKSRKHGRFVDIVCHENARVLLHDENIYRIECSTAPTRLSIQLMDFGHDKPEVTAVSMDPNFASYLHNDFLSVVPDKKEKPGIFLKRNKHRYSDAEECQAMEGFRVLNGLECKIACNSSKVSYVLDTEDFLFRPQKKTKTLQQNGSCHDDQAKISKRVQRFHRLLSSSS; this is encoded by the exons ATGGAAACCATGAACTCTAG TTCTGGGCAACCTCAGATGATTGGAGGGGGagcaggtggtggtggtggtggtggaggaggaggaggaggaggaggaggacagAAACTTACAACAAATGATGCCTTGGCATATCTCAAGGCTGTCAAGGATATATTTCAAGACAAAAGAGAAAAGTACGATGACTTTCTTGAGGTCATGAAGGATTTCAAAGCTCAAAG AATTGACACTGCAGGTGTCATAGCAAGGGTGAAGGAGTTATTTAAAGGGCACCGTGATTTAATTTTGGGTTTCAATACCTTCTTGCCAAAAGGATATGAGATCACCCTCCCACTGGAAGAGGAACAACCTCCGCAGAAAAAGCCAGTTGAATTTGAGGAAGCAATTAATTTTGTGAACAAAATTAAG ACAAGGTTTCAAGGTGATGATCATGTTTACAAATCTTTTTTAGACATTTTGAACATGTACAGAAAGGAAAATAAGTCCATCAGTGAGGTCTACCAGGAG GTGGCTGCACTTTTTCGAGACCACCATGATCTGCTCTTGGAGTTCACTCATTTCCTTCCTGATTCTTCAGCTGCCGCCAGTGCTCATTTTCCATCTGCCAGGAATTCTGCTCCCCGTGACAGAAGTTCTGCCATGCCTACAATGCGCCAAATGCATGTTGACAAG AAAGAAAGGGCTATGGCTTCACATGCTGAACGTGACATCAGTGTTGACCGTCCCGATCCCGACCATGATAGGGCTATGATCAGAGCAGATAAGGATCAACGCAGGcgtgttgaaaaagaaaaggagaggagagaagaCAGAGATAGGAGGGAATGTGAGCGGGATGATAGAGATTATGATCATGATGGAAATCGAGACTTCAACCAACGATTCCCTCACAAGCGGAAACCTGCTCGTAGAATTGAAGATTCAGCTGCTGAACAAGGTGGGGATGGTGACGAGAGCTTTGGAGGAATGAATCCTGTTTCATCAGCTTATGATGATAAAAATGCTGTAAAAA GTGCATTAAGTCAAGAGCTTGCTTTTTGTGACAAAGTTAAGGAGACATTGCACAATCCTGAAAATTACCAGGAATTTTTGAGGTGTCTTCATCTCTATACCAGAGAAATAATCACACGATCAGAGTTGCAATCTTTG GTGGGTGATTTGCTTGGAAAATATCCGGATCTCATGGACGGGTTCAATGAATTCTTGGCACTATGTGAAAAAAAGG AGGGTCTACTTGCTGGTGTTGTGAGTAAAA AATCACTGTGGAATGAAGGTAATTTACCCAGAGTTTTGAAAGTAGAAGACCGAGATAGAGATCGGGATCGTGAAAGAGATGATGGGCTCAAAGATAGAGACCGTGAAATCCGAGAAAGGGATAGGCTTGAAAAAAGTGTAGCCTTTGGAAATAAGGACACGGGAGGTCACAAAATGTCCTTATTTCCCAGCAAGGATAAGCTTCCAGCAAAACCCATTAATGAACTTGACTTATCTAACTGCGAGCGCTGCACTCCCAGTTATCGGCTTCTACCAAAGAGT TACATGATACCTCCTGCAAGTCAGAGGACCGAGCTTGGTGCTGAAGTACTGAATGATCATTGGGTATCTGTTACTTCAGGAAGCGAAGATTACTCTTTTAAACATATGCGGAAAAACCAGTATGAAGAGAGCTTGTTTCGATGTGAAGATGACAG GTTTGAGCTGGACATGTTGTTAGAATCTGTGAATGTAACCACCAAGCGTGTGGAGGAATTATTAGAAAAGATCAACAATAACACGATCAAAATGGATAGTCCAATCCGTATTGATGAGCACTTAACAG CTCTGAATATGAGGTGTGTTGAGCGTTTATATGGCGACCACGGGCTCGATGTAATGGATGTATTGAGGAAGAACACTTCTCTTGCTTTGCCAGTTATATTAACTCGCTTGAAGCAGAAACAAGAAGAGTGGGCAAGGTGTCGTGCTGATTTTAACAAAGTTTGGGCTGAAATTTATGCcaaaaactatcacaaatcaCTTGATCATCGTAGCTTCTATTTCAAGCAGCAGGATACAAAGAGCTTGAGCACAAAAG CCTTACTGGCGGAGATCAAAGAAATTAGTGAGAATAAGCGCAAGGAAGATGATGTGCTTCTTGCTTTTGCTGCTGGAAACAGACGACCTATTATACCAAATTTGGAATTTGAGTACCTAGATCCTGACACTCATGAGGACTTGTATCAACTCATCAAATATTCATGTGCAGAAGTTTGTACAACTGAACAGTTAGATAAAGTGATGAAGATTTGGACAACCTTCTTAGAACCCATGCTTGGTGTTCCGTCCCGGCCTCAGGGTGCCGAGGACACTGAAGATGTTGTAAAAGCTAAGAATCAGTCTTCTAAAAGTGGAGAGAGTGAAGGCAGCCCTAGTGGTGGTGGTGCGGTCACAAACTCCAAACATTCGAATCCTTCAAGAAATGGAGATGAAAGTATCCAACCTGAACAATCAAGTTCTAGCAGGGCTTGGATGCTAAATGGAGAAAACAGGGTTAAAGAAAATGGTTCTCCTGATGCGGATCACATGGCTCGCAAAAGTGATACTTCCACGAGCACTCTTCAACATGATAAGGTGCTCATCAATGCAGCTGCAGCTGATGAATTGGCAGGGGTCACTAAACAAGCTCCTTCCAATGACCGGCTACTAAATTCAAATGCACCTCTTGTCACTGGGGCGGAGTTAAGTAATGGACGAACTCTTGTTGAATCAG GGCTTAGTGCTACCCCTTCAAGACCAAGTACTGGCACTGTTGAGGGAGGGCTTGGAATAGGTTCAAGTAATGAAATATTACCGTCAACAGAG GGTGGTGAGTTTTCAAGACCCCCTGTATCCACAAATGGGGTGGCAACAGAAGTCATCAAGAGTAACAGATATAATGATGAATCTGCTGcacaatttaaaattgaaagagaagagGGTGAATTATCTCCAAATGGAGATTTTGAGGAGGATAATTTTGCAGTTTATGGAGAAGCTGGTTTGGAGGCAGCGCATAAGGTGAAGGACAGTGCTGTTAGTAGGCAATATCAAGCCAGACAGGGAGAAGAATGTGGAGAGGCAGGGGGGGAGAATGACGCTGATGCTGATGATGAAGGTGGTGAAAGTGCTCAAAGGTCATCAGAGGATAGTGAGAATGCCTCTGAGAATGGTGATGTTTCTGGAAGTGAGTCTGGTGATGGTGAAGATTGCTCTCGGGAAGAGCATGAGGAAGATGCTGACCATGATGAGCATGATAATAAAGCTGAGAGTGAAGGTGAGGCTGAAGGAATGGCTGATGCCCACGATGTTGAAGGAGAAGGAACGATTTTACCATTTTCAGAACGTTTTCTTCTAAATGTGAAGCCTTTGGCAAAGCATGTCCCCCCTTCATTGCATGACAAAGAAAAAGGTTCTCGGGTTTTCTATGGAAATGATTCCTTCTATGTGCTTTTTAGGCTTCACCAA ACATTATATGAGAGAATACAATCAGCAAAGGTTAATTCATCATCTGCCGAGAGGAAATGGAGAGCTTCAAATGACACTAGTCCTACTGATCTTTATGCCAG ATTCATGAGTGCACTTTACAACTTACTTGATGGTTCTTCTGACAATACAAAATTTGAGGATGATTGCCGGGCTATTATTGGGACACAGTCATATGTTCTATTCACATTGGACAAACTAATATATAAGCTTGTCAAACAG CTCCAAACTGTGGCAACGGATGAAATGGACAACAAGTTACTCCAACTATATGCATATGAAAAATCAAGGAAACATGGAAGATTTGTGGATATTGTTTGTCATGAAAATGCTCGCGTGCTTCTTCATGATGAGAATATATATCGTATTGAATGT TCTACTGCACCAACCCGCTTGTCTATTCAGCTTATGGACTTTGGACACGATAAACCCGAAGTTACTGCTGTTTCCATGGATCCTAATTTTGCATCATATCTGCATAATGATTTCCTCTCAGTTGTTCCTGACAAAAAGGAGAAGCCAGGGATTTTCTTGAAGAG GAACAAACATAGATATTCAGATGCTGAGGAGTGCCAGGCCATGGAAGGGTTTCGGGTTTTGAACGGTTTAGAGTGTAAAATTGCTTGCAATTCCTCAAAG GTATCCTATGTTTTAGACACAGAAGATTTTTTGTTCCGACcacaaaagaaaaccaaaacttTGCAGCAGAATGGCTCATGCCACGACGACCAGGCAAAGATTTCCAAAAGAGTACAACGGTTTCACAGACTGCTATCTAGCTCATCATAA